A part of Bosea sp. (in: a-proteobacteria) genomic DNA contains:
- a CDS encoding HlyC/CorC family transporter codes for MTDDSRTSDRPSPSQAGVIARLLGALKLRGGPTLRDEIEGALAQNGRDSELSPQERAMLSNVLSLRTKRVEDVMIPRADIVAAPADISLGDLLGQFRTAGHSRLPVYGESLDDPRGMVHIRDFIDFIAARAEASRKRRRKAGAGEGASLDLGAVDLSATLASARILRPVLYVPASMPAVDLLVRMQATRTHMALVIDEYGGTDGLVSIEDLVEIVVGDIEDEHDEAESAGFTRLADGRIAADARAPLEDMSEALGVDLVSARQAEDVDTLGGLIVSIAGRVPARGELIKGPDGLEFEILDADPRRIKRVRIHRPSAVAISGNGASPDAPDRSG; via the coding sequence ATGACCGACGACAGTCGAACCAGCGACCGCCCATCGCCCTCACAGGCCGGCGTGATCGCCCGCCTCCTTGGAGCCCTCAAGCTCAGGGGCGGCCCCACCCTTCGCGACGAGATCGAGGGAGCCCTCGCGCAGAACGGGCGCGACTCGGAGCTGTCGCCCCAGGAACGCGCGATGCTCTCCAATGTGCTGAGCCTGCGCACCAAGCGTGTCGAGGACGTGATGATCCCCCGCGCCGACATCGTGGCCGCGCCGGCGGACATCTCGCTGGGCGATCTTCTGGGCCAGTTCCGCACCGCAGGCCATTCGCGCCTGCCGGTTTATGGCGAGTCGCTCGATGATCCGCGCGGCATGGTCCATATCCGCGATTTCATCGACTTCATCGCCGCCCGGGCCGAGGCCAGCCGCAAGCGCCGCCGCAAGGCAGGAGCCGGCGAAGGCGCCAGCCTCGATCTGGGCGCTGTCGATTTGTCCGCCACGCTGGCCAGCGCGCGCATCCTCAGGCCCGTGCTCTACGTGCCCGCCTCGATGCCGGCCGTTGACCTTCTGGTGCGCATGCAGGCGACCCGGACCCACATGGCGCTGGTCATCGATGAGTATGGCGGCACCGACGGTCTTGTCTCGATCGAGGATCTCGTCGAGATCGTTGTCGGCGACATAGAGGACGAGCACGACGAGGCGGAAAGCGCGGGATTCACCCGCCTCGCCGACGGACGTATCGCTGCCGACGCCCGTGCGCCGCTGGAGGACATGTCCGAGGCGCTGGGCGTCGATCTGGTTTCGGCCCGGCAGGCCGAGGATGTCGACACGCTCGGAGGCCTGATCGTCAGCATCGCAGGGCGGGTTCCCGCCCGGGGCGAACTGATCAAGGGTCCTGACGGCCTCGAATTCGAGATCCTGGATGCCGATCCGCGCCGCATCAAGCGCGTCAGGATCCATCGGCCAAGCGCCGTGGCCATCTCGGGCAATGGCGCCTCGCCAGATGCGCCCGACCGGAGCGGGTGA